The genomic DNA GCCCAATCTAAATTGCAGGAATTGAACAATGGAGCCAAAAAACAGGAAATTGCACAGGCGCAAAATGCGGTTACTGCGGCAACCAATATGTACAACAAGAAAAAGGCAGATGCCGCCCGGATCCAAAGTCTATTTCAGGCAGGGGCCGTATCATTAACGGAAAATGAAAATGCGCAGTTGGAAGTAACGAACGCACAAAAAAGTTTAAGTGATGCGCAAGAGCAATTGTCCCTTTTGCTTGCAGGGGCTTCCCAGGAACAGCGTACACAAGCTTCGGCAGGCGTCGATCAGGCCAGGGCGGGGCTGGAATCAGCTATGGCTACTCAGCAACAAGGGCTAGCGAGTAAAGCTCAGGCACAAGCTTCCTACGAGGATGCGGTAGCTGCTTATGAGCAAACGGCTTTAGCTCTTAAGAAAGCTACTTTAACATCCCCCATAGCTGGTGTTGTAATTGAGAAAAAGGTATCTGATGGCCAACTGGGCTCCAGCGGGAGTGAGGCGTTTATTGTCGGAAATATTAGTACCTTAAAAGTGCTCCTGCCCGTACCGGATAGTGAAATCTTATCGTGGAAGAAAGATCAAAAAGTAAATATATCTTTATATAATGAAATTAGAACAGGAACTGTTACCCAGATCTATCCATCGACTAATTCCAAAACGGGAAGCATCAATGTGGAAGTGAGCATTTCCAACCCCGAACTCAATTGGAAGCCTGGTCAAGTCATTAGTGCATCTAAAAGCATAAATCAAAACGAAGCGCTTTTAGTGCCCGTAGAGGCCGTAATTAGTACGGGAAATGCCCCCTATGTCTTTAAGGCTGTAAATGGAAAAGCCGTTAAAACGGCGATTAAACTGGGGAAAGTGACTAATAATCAGCTCGAAGTTGTCTCTGGACTACAGGCGGGCGATCAAATCGTTACGCAAGGAGCTGGAACCTTATATAATGGTGATTTACTCGGGAATGATGTACTTGGGAAATCGGAGGAGTCGTCCGAATGATTAAATATATCGTTAAAAAACAGAAAATCACACTTATTTTCTTTGGCATGTGCATTTTGCTAGGAATTTACAACTTTGCATCGTTACCTAAACAGGAGATGCCTGATGTTGTTCCTATGGGAGCCAGTGTCACAACCGTGTATCCGGGGGCCTCGCCTGAAAGAATCGAGCAAACCATTACGAAGATTTTGGAACAGAAAATTAAAGAAGTGCAAGGTGTCAAAACAATTTCTTCCACTTCGTCAAAAGGCCAATCCAGTATAAGCATAGAAGCTTTGAATGAGGCCGATCCGACAAAAGTATGGGCTGATCTTCGTACAAAAGTACAGGATGCACAGTCTGAGCTTCCGGACGATGCGATGCAGCCCATTATTAATGATAGCATGGCAGGCTCCTTCATCGGATCATACGCAATCACTTCTGATAAAGTTGAAAATTTGTATGCGTTAAATGAGTTGATGAACACCTGGAAAGATCAATTAAAAACGGTTTCAGGTATTTCAAAAGTTAATATTCAAGGAATTCCAGAACAAGAAGTACGGATAAGCCTAAACACTCAAAAAATGCAGCAATATGACATCTCCTGGGAACAGGTCCTTCAAGCCATTAAAAATGAAAACGATAGAGTGCCTACAGGAAGTCTGGATTTCAATCAGCGTACCTATCAGTTGACGGTAGATGCTTCAACTGATCCGAATGTTTTAAATAACGTTCAGATTTCAAGCAACGAAGAAGGGTTTCCTATAGCCTTGAAGGATATAGGTACGGCCTCACTTGTTTTTAAAAAAACGGAGAGTTATACGTATGTGAATACCAAGCCTGCTATTTCAATCAGTTTGAGTGGAGATACAGGCACAGACGTACCAACGGTATCCAAAGCGGCGACAGCCAAAATCAACGAACTTGCGAGTAGCTTGCCAAAGGATGTACATTTTGAACTGCTGTTTGCTCAAAATGATCGCGTAAGTGAAATCTTTGGTAATCTGTCCAAAGAAATGATGATTGCTATTGCATCAGTTATTGTCATTTGTACATTAGGATTAAACTTGCTGACCTCTGCATTTGTGGCCTTGGCTATCCCTGTTTCTATTGCCATCGGTTTTATTGTCTTGCCGATGACAGGAACGACGCTGAATCAAATTTCAGTCATCGGATTAATCATCGTACTGGGAATACTGGTTGATGATGCCGTTGTGGTAAACGACAACATTGAACGCCGACGCTCTGAATTTGGAGAAGATGCTACGGAGGCGGCAATTAAAGGAACGAAAGAGGTATCCTTATCAATCATTACAGCCACGCTGGCTACAGTTGCAGCATTTGCCCCGCTTTTATTTCTGCCGGGCAATATGGGAGACTTTATTAAACCGATCCCTACCGTTATTTCGTTAACGATGCTGGCTTCCATGATTATGTCGCTTACGATCATTCCTATTTTCCGTCAATGGTACGATAAACGAAGTAAGGGCAAAGAACGTAGCAAACCGACCAAGCCTCCGGGGCTCCTCGGCAACCAAATTCAGTCCCTCTCTAATGCATACGCTAAAAACTGGATGCCAAGAATACTGCGTCGACCACTTTTCACTGCGCTTATTGGTCTTATGATTGGTACGGCAGCTTACGGACTGCTTGCTATTGTGCCCATTCAATTATTTCCTGAATCGGACCAACCAGATGCCACAATCAACGTAACGATGCCAGAAGGAACGTCGTTGCAGGCAACCAATCAGGTTATAACTGAGATTGAGAACTGGGTTAAGAAGCAGCCAGAAACAGAACATCTGGCAGCAACGGCAGGTGGTGGAGCACCTCAAATGTACAGTGACATAGTAGCCGGTAGTGGCTCCGTGGGCGCGGTGCACGGCCAACTTGCTGTTGTTGGAAAAGAGGGAGTCTTTGATATCAAAAAAACAGTGGACAGCTGGACAAGTACACTGCAAGCCAAATATCCAGCAGCATTAATAAGTATACGTGTTCCTCAATTAGGTATCCCAGTCGGCAGCGCAGTGTCTGTCCGTATTAAAGGAGAAGACCTTGGTAAGCTGCAAATCATGACAGCTAAAATAAAAGAAATCGTTGCGGGAACTCCCGGGGCTGTAGATGTGACCGATAACATGGGGATGCAAAGCTATAATTTGAATTTTCAAGTCAACCAGCAGGCCTTGGATAAATATCAGGTCAACTATTCCAACTTAACCCGCACTTTGTTGCTAATGGGTGACGGAGTAAAGGTCACGGATTTTGATACGGGTAAGGAACTGCTTGATATCAATATGTACATGAATAAACCTAACCATGATCCTGAGGTGTTATTCCAACAGCTGAGTGTCACTAATGCGGGAGGAGAGCAGGTCCCGTTATCCCAGTTAGCCACGATGAAACCGGATTTTTCCATTCAGCAAATTCACCGCTATGATTTGGAACGGACGGTAACGATCTCAGCCAATGCAAATGGGCGTACGGCTACGGAGCTCACCCAGGATATCCGCAGCAAGCTTACAAGTACACATTTCGATTCGGGGTACACTTGGGAAATGGATGGGGAAACATCTACGCAGTCCGATTTGTTTAAGGATTTGGGCAAATTAGCCGTTATCGTTGTTTTTCTCATTCTGCTCTTGATCACCATGCAGTTTTACTCGGTTTCCACACCGCTCATTATTATGACGACTGTTTACCTGGCAGCAGCAGGAGGAGTGCTTGGAAGCTTTATTACAGGTATGCCAATCGGCTTTATGAGTATCATGGGTATCATTTCCCTTGCCGGTATCGTCGTGCGTAATGGTATTGTATTGATCGAGTTTATTGAAGACGCGCGGCGTGAAGGCGCCGAATTAACAGAAGCCATCTTAATGGCATGCTCTGCCCGTTTTCGTCCGATCTTTCTCACCTCGCTAACTGCGATCGTTGGTATGATACCGATTGCTACGATGGGAGAAATTCTATTCAAGCCATTGGCAGCGACTATTATATTCGGACTGATTTTTTCAACTATTTTAACGTTGTTTGTAGTTCCGACTCTTTATATGGTCGTAGCTCAACTGAAGCTGAAACGGAAGCAGAAGAAAGAAATGGAGACAAATAACGATAGCACATAATTATGCTTGAATATTACCCGATCGTACATTAAGCTGTTGCCCTAATGTACGATTTTTTTCTTTTGCTGGCGTAATACAATGAATAGTAAGAGTAGTCTTATTATTCAAAAGCAGTATAAACAGAATTTTAGATGGTACCAAAGGAGAGCATTGTATGACTGAAAACGAGCTGCACGGCCACATTCAAATATCAGATGATGTTCTATCCCAAATTACTGGTTTGGCGGCATTGAAAATTCCCGGAATATCAGCAATCTACGGAGGGATTTCAAAAGAAGCAATCAAACGTCCGAATAGAAAAAATTTTAAAAAAGGAATTTCAGTGACAGTAAGCCCGGATGGAACGATTATTGATCTCAGAGTAGTCGTCGATTACGGATGCTTCATTCATGAGGTGGCCCGAGAGTTACAGAAAAATGTCATGGAGGATATAACTAATATGACAGGATTATCCTCGATCGTGGTGAACGTCAAGGTGGAGGGAGTTGCTCGCATACAGAATCCCTGAAGTGAAAGAGCCAACGGTCGTTCCGAAATACATCGATAAGTTGGCAAGTGATAAGATGGTTCCACGCACTGTGGCAGACAGGGTTTGAAGCAAACGAAAGTGAATGAATATACCTAAATTATCGGATTAATGATGAAACAAGGCAGACCAGAGAATCTATCTGCCTTGTTTTAATTTTTTTATCGTCCTATTATCGTCACTAGCTGCTCCATTATCCGCAGGGGATAGCCTTAAGGCGGAAGGTAGAGCTGACAAAATCTCCTGACAGATCCGAGACAACAAGCCCTATTTTCATTAAGCGATCACCTCCAAAGATTTCGCCGCCGAACGCTTCGTGGAAGGGGGAACCGCCGTCTTCCGCCAAGGTATTACCTGTATGGTCTGCAGCATTGCCTGCTGCGCCGGCTTCGATCTTATACTTTTTCTCTGGGTCAAGTCCTTTTAAAGTTAATCGCAGGATTGGACCATTGGGCTCAGCCAGTACGCGGAAATAAGCAACAAACGCTTCCGACTGGTCCTCGCTAACGAACATCCAAGCCGTATCGCCTCGGCCTTCAAACGGGCTAAGCAGCCGATACATATTCCCCTGCTGTACAAGGGAGCGAATTTCCTTATACTGGGCGATTTGTTTGGCAGCGAGCTCTTTTTCTTTCTTTGTAAATGCAGTAAGGTCAAGCTCGTAGCCAAAGTTTCCACTCATTGCCACGTCACCACGCATGGCGAGAGAGGTCATTCGTCCCACCTGGTGGTTCGGTACGCTCGATACGTGTGCTCCCATGGTGCTGGCTGGATACACGATGCTTGTTCCGTACTGGATAGCCAATCTTTCAACCGCATCGGTATCATCACTGGTCCATGTTTGCGGCATATAGTAGAGCATTCCGGGATCGAAACGTCCGCCTCCTCCAGAACAGCTTTCGAACAAGATGTCCGGGAACCGGGAGGTCAGACGTTCCAGCAGGTCGTAAAGTCCAAGCATATAACGGTGTGCGGTTTCCTTTTGACGTTCGCTAGAAGCTGTAGCCGAAGCAATCTCCGTCATATTACGATTCATGTCCCACTTGACATAAGTAATCGGAGCGATCGAAAAAACGGAGCTAAGCGTATCGTATAAATAATCGCATACTTCCTTGCGGGAGAGATCGAGCACTAACTGGGATCGACCTTCCGTCCGCCGCCGACCCTCAGCATGCAGGCACCAGTCGGGATGCTTGCGGTACAATTCACTATCAGGAGATACCATTTCCGGCTCTACCCACAAGCCAAATTGTAATCCTTGTTCATTAACCCTTTTGGCTAGGTCGGCAAGACCTCCAGGCAGCTTGCGGCTGTTTTCAAACCAGTCTCCAAGCGAATTATCATCGTTGTCTCGTTTGCCAAACCAACCATCATCCAGAACAAAGAGCTCAATACCGAGGGGGCCCGCTTCCTTAGCAATTGCTTCGATTTTATCGGCGTCGAAGTTGAAATAGGTAGCTTCCCAATTGTTTACGAGAATAGGGCGCTCTTTGTCACGATAAGCCCCCCTGGACAGTCGAGTGCGGTAGAGACGATGATAAGTGCGCGACATGCCTCCAAGACCTTCTTCGGAAAAGACCAGGACGGCTTCGGGGGTCTGGAATGACTGACCCGGCTCAAGTCGCCAGGAGAAGTCAAAGGGATTGATTCCGATACTTACACGGGTCTGGTTGAACTGCTCTACTTCTGCCTGTGCGACGAAGTTGCTGCTGTAGACCAGACTAAAGCCGTACACATCTCCGCGATCTTCAGTTGCATCCGGACGAAGCAGTGCCAGAAAGGGATTCATCTGATGACTGCTGGAGCCCCGACGGCTTTCCAACCGAATGGCCCCGGGTCCTAGGTCGCGGCGCTGGATATGTCTTTCGCGCACCCACGCTCCGGACAGGTAGAGAGCCTGGTAGTTGGAATCGGCGAAATCGACAGAGGCACTCATTGCTTGCTCAATATTCATGACAGCGCTTCCCTTATTGTCAAAAAGGGTAGACCTGGCAATAGCACTGTGATTCGCAAATACAGTATAAAGCAGTGTAGTTTTAAGACCCGAGTATTTGTCCTCAAGCATCAGAAAGAGAGTTGCCGCTTCATCATCCGATTCGGTATAGACGGCAGGAAGTCCCTCAAGCTTTGGTTTACCTGGGGCAATGCGGTAGCCACAATATTTTAGCTCCGTAATGCGAGTTCCTTCCGCAAGTGCAGCCTGATAAGCGGGCTGACGAAAGTCGCTTGTTCCATACTGAGGATATTCCTGGGGAAGCGTGTCCAGGGAAATCGTGCGATTGGAAGGAACAGGATTGGGAGAGAAGGAGCAGCGCTCCCTGAGTTCCAGTACACTTGCTAGACTAGTGTCATGATGAAGTCGAGCTCCCCAATAGACATGTGCGGGATATCCTTCTACAAGCTGGATAATATAACTGCAATCCTTGGACTGCAGGTGAAACAAACCAAGCGTCTCGTCTACATGAATGTTCATGGTATTCACTCCTTGAGGATTCTTCATATCAATTTGTTTTCACGTATGTTTCTGCACGAGCTCTCCCGTATGACAAGCTTAGTCCCGATCACGCTGTGCGCAGGTGGTTCACGTCCCTCGAACCGTTCAGAGAGCAGTTGAACGGCAGCCTTTCCCATCTCTTCGGGGTAGGCGCGCACAGTGGTTAGCGGAGGATGTACGAAGGCCGCCATCTCAATGTCGTCAAAGCCGACGATAGCCATATCCTCTGGTACATTGACTCCATGCCCATGCAGGGCACGGAGGGCACCGATGGCGAGCGGGTCGCTTGCAGCGAAGCAGGCCGTCGGTCGTTCCTGTTCGACAAGGAGCTCGTTCATCATCCGATAGCCATCCGCGGTACTCCAGGCGCCTATACGAACGAATTGAGGATTGTACAACCCATGTTCCCGCATGAACCGTTCAAAATAATGCACCCGTCGCTCTCCGTCGCTCTTGCCGCCGATAAACCCGATTTGTCGGTGGCCCAGCTCAATTAGATGTCCGAGTGCCTGATCAACAGCTTGACGGAAGTGGAGGCGTACAGAATCGTACTCCAGTTGTTCATGGTACTGGTCCACAAGGACAATGGAGTTCTTGTCGGGATGCAGTTTGATCATCTCTTCAGGATCAACGCCGCCCACAACAATCAGACCGTCTGTCTTCTGCAAGGTGGAGATGGAAGAGCGGCCCCGCAGGGTCTGTCCCAACGTCAGGCCAAGCTCTTCACAGCGCAGCTCGATTCCACGACGGATCGAGGCGTAATACGGATCGTCCCGTTCCTCTTCAATGGAACACCACAACAGGAGGGAGACCGTCTTTCCAGCACGTTCCGTGTTCCGCTTTAATTGTCTCAGCCGGGAAGGCTTATACCCAAGCTGTTCGGCAATCGAAAAAATTCTGTTTTTGGTGTCTGGGCTCACGGACAGAGACAGATCGTTATTTAAAACCCTTGAAACTGTTGCGGCAGACACACCCGCTTCGCGGGCAATGTCTTTAATGGTTGCCAACGAGCTCACACCTTTTTAGTTAATAATTTTACTAAAAATCAACTTCATCCTAACACATCCTCTTTATACTTTCAAGATAGCTGTTGAATTTACTTTTGATCTACTACTGTGCAGATTTGTTGTGTTAACATGATGAATATTCTCTTGAGGACGGAGGGGTTTCAAATTGAATATTC from Paenibacillus sp. FSL R10-2782 includes the following:
- a CDS encoding efflux RND transporter periplasmic adaptor subunit; translated protein: MKLLNRTRIKMLVTGITFAMVVSGCSSASEDSTVKSSQPVEIQKVTMKPLANEFNLAGTLQASNQTAVSLEANGRILNTTVEVGDQVHKGAVLAKMDTTTYQLQLAQAKATMEKAKAGVSQADASVQSAHASIRNAQSQINSAQSKLQELNNGAKKQEIAQAQNAVTAATNMYNKKKADAARIQSLFQAGAVSLTENENAQLEVTNAQKSLSDAQEQLSLLLAGASQEQRTQASAGVDQARAGLESAMATQQQGLASKAQAQASYEDAVAAYEQTALALKKATLTSPIAGVVIEKKVSDGQLGSSGSEAFIVGNISTLKVLLPVPDSEILSWKKDQKVNISLYNEIRTGTVTQIYPSTNSKTGSINVEVSISNPELNWKPGQVISASKSINQNEALLVPVEAVISTGNAPYVFKAVNGKAVKTAIKLGKVTNNQLEVVSGLQAGDQIVTQGAGTLYNGDLLGNDVLGKSEESSE
- a CDS encoding efflux RND transporter permease subunit, yielding MIKYIVKKQKITLIFFGMCILLGIYNFASLPKQEMPDVVPMGASVTTVYPGASPERIEQTITKILEQKIKEVQGVKTISSTSSKGQSSISIEALNEADPTKVWADLRTKVQDAQSELPDDAMQPIINDSMAGSFIGSYAITSDKVENLYALNELMNTWKDQLKTVSGISKVNIQGIPEQEVRISLNTQKMQQYDISWEQVLQAIKNENDRVPTGSLDFNQRTYQLTVDASTDPNVLNNVQISSNEEGFPIALKDIGTASLVFKKTESYTYVNTKPAISISLSGDTGTDVPTVSKAATAKINELASSLPKDVHFELLFAQNDRVSEIFGNLSKEMMIAIASVIVICTLGLNLLTSAFVALAIPVSIAIGFIVLPMTGTTLNQISVIGLIIVLGILVDDAVVVNDNIERRRSEFGEDATEAAIKGTKEVSLSIITATLATVAAFAPLLFLPGNMGDFIKPIPTVISLTMLASMIMSLTIIPIFRQWYDKRSKGKERSKPTKPPGLLGNQIQSLSNAYAKNWMPRILRRPLFTALIGLMIGTAAYGLLAIVPIQLFPESDQPDATINVTMPEGTSLQATNQVITEIENWVKKQPETEHLAATAGGGAPQMYSDIVAGSGSVGAVHGQLAVVGKEGVFDIKKTVDSWTSTLQAKYPAALISIRVPQLGIPVGSAVSVRIKGEDLGKLQIMTAKIKEIVAGTPGAVDVTDNMGMQSYNLNFQVNQQALDKYQVNYSNLTRTLLLMGDGVKVTDFDTGKELLDINMYMNKPNHDPEVLFQQLSVTNAGGEQVPLSQLATMKPDFSIQQIHRYDLERTVTISANANGRTATELTQDIRSKLTSTHFDSGYTWEMDGETSTQSDLFKDLGKLAVIVVFLILLLITMQFYSVSTPLIIMTTVYLAAAGGVLGSFITGMPIGFMSIMGIISLAGIVVRNGIVLIEFIEDARREGAELTEAILMACSARFRPIFLTSLTAIVGMIPIATMGEILFKPLAATIIFGLIFSTILTLFVVPTLYMVVAQLKLKRKQKKEMETNNDST
- a CDS encoding Asp23/Gls24 family envelope stress response protein; its protein translation is MTENELHGHIQISDDVLSQITGLAALKIPGISAIYGGISKEAIKRPNRKNFKKGISVTVSPDGTIIDLRVVVDYGCFIHEVARELQKNVMEDITNMTGLSSIVVNVKVEGVARIQNP
- a CDS encoding alpha-galactosidase is translated as MNIHVDETLGLFHLQSKDCSYIIQLVEGYPAHVYWGARLHHDTSLASVLELRERCSFSPNPVPSNRTISLDTLPQEYPQYGTSDFRQPAYQAALAEGTRITELKYCGYRIAPGKPKLEGLPAVYTESDDEAATLFLMLEDKYSGLKTTLLYTVFANHSAIARSTLFDNKGSAVMNIEQAMSASVDFADSNYQALYLSGAWVRERHIQRRDLGPGAIRLESRRGSSSHQMNPFLALLRPDATEDRGDVYGFSLVYSSNFVAQAEVEQFNQTRVSIGINPFDFSWRLEPGQSFQTPEAVLVFSEEGLGGMSRTYHRLYRTRLSRGAYRDKERPILVNNWEATYFNFDADKIEAIAKEAGPLGIELFVLDDGWFGKRDNDDNSLGDWFENSRKLPGGLADLAKRVNEQGLQFGLWVEPEMVSPDSELYRKHPDWCLHAEGRRRTEGRSQLVLDLSRKEVCDYLYDTLSSVFSIAPITYVKWDMNRNMTEIASATASSERQKETAHRYMLGLYDLLERLTSRFPDILFESCSGGGGRFDPGMLYYMPQTWTSDDTDAVERLAIQYGTSIVYPASTMGAHVSSVPNHQVGRMTSLAMRGDVAMSGNFGYELDLTAFTKKEKELAAKQIAQYKEIRSLVQQGNMYRLLSPFEGRGDTAWMFVSEDQSEAFVAYFRVLAEPNGPILRLTLKGLDPEKKYKIEAGAAGNAADHTGNTLAEDGGSPFHEAFGGEIFGGDRLMKIGLVVSDLSGDFVSSTFRLKAIPCG
- a CDS encoding substrate-binding domain-containing protein, giving the protein MATIKDIAREAGVSAATVSRVLNNDLSLSVSPDTKNRIFSIAEQLGYKPSRLRQLKRNTERAGKTVSLLLWCSIEEERDDPYYASIRRGIELRCEELGLTLGQTLRGRSSISTLQKTDGLIVVGGVDPEEMIKLHPDKNSIVLVDQYHEQLEYDSVRLHFRQAVDQALGHLIELGHRQIGFIGGKSDGERRVHYFERFMREHGLYNPQFVRIGAWSTADGYRMMNELLVEQERPTACFAASDPLAIGALRALHGHGVNVPEDMAIVGFDDIEMAAFVHPPLTTVRAYPEEMGKAAVQLLSERFEGREPPAHSVIGTKLVIRESSCRNIRENKLI